A stretch of DNA from Salvelinus sp. IW2-2015 linkage group LG20, ASM291031v2, whole genome shotgun sequence:
AACTGACCTGGAGCAGGGAGGTGCAGACAGTCCTCTCGCAGATTCTGGTAGAGCAGTGCAGGTGGTAGGTGGACAGCGTCCTGTTCTTGTTCTTGACAAAGTGGAAGGCCTCGAACGAGAAACGAGCTTCCTGCTGTTGCCCGTTCACACCCATCACTGTCTGGCCGTTCCGGTTACACCTGAGAGAAGCAATGTGATAAGTTATGTCAAGTAAGAAACTATGTGATCAATAACTTGATAATGAATCAATAACTAGAATGTAGCTACAGCTGACTTTCTAGTCTATTCCTCAACCCAacaggcaacaatttcaaagttacagttcatataaggaaatcagtcaattgaaataaattaattagtaCCGAATCTATGGATGtgaaatgactgggaatacagatcaaatcaaatttattgataacatgcacatggttagcagatgttaatgcaagtgtagtgaaatgcttgtgcttctagttcccgacagtgcagtaatatctaacaagtaatctaacaaattcacaacgactaccttatacacgcacaaatgtaaagggatgaataagaatatgtacatataaaaatATTGTTGAGAGATTGCCGTGCAGCATAaaccaagatgcagtagatggtataaaatacagtatatacatatgggatgagtaatgtaggatatgtagacattattaatgtggtgttatttaaagtgactagtgatacctttattaaatccatttattaaatatattaaagtggccagagatttgagtctgtatgttggcagcagccactctatgttagtgaagactgtttaacagtctgatggccttgagatagaagctgttcagtctctcggtcccagctttgatgcatctatactgacctcgccttctggatgatagcggggtgaacaggctgtggctcgggtggtagttttccttgatgatctttttggccttcctgtgacatcaggtgctgtaggtgccctggagggcaggtagtttgaccccggtgatgcattgtgcagaccgcaccaccctctggagagccttgaggTTGTGGGCGGaacaattgctgtaccaggctgttATACAGCCAGaccggatgctctcgattgtgcatctgtaaaagtttgtgagtgttttaggtgacaggccacatttcttcagcctcctgagattgaagaggtgctgttgcgccttcttcaccacactgtctgtgtgggtggaccatttcagtttgtccgtgatgtgtacgcagaggaaattaaaactttccaccttctccactactgtcccgtcgatgtggatgggggacgctctctctgctgtttcctgaagtccacgatcatctcctttgttttgttgacgttgagtgagaggtcattttcctgacaccacactccgagggcactcacctcctccctgtaggctgtctcgtcgttgttggtaatcaagcctaccaatgtagtgttgtctgcaaacttgatgattgagttggaggcgtgcatggccacgcagccattggtgaacagggagtacaggagagggctgagaacacacctttatggggccccagtgttgaggatcagcggggtggagatgttgtttcctaccctcaccacctgggggcggcccgttagaaagtccaggacccacggtctcgagcttaatgatgaatttggagggtactatggtgttaaatgctgagctgtagtcaatgaacagcattcttacataggtattcctcttgtccagatgggatagtgcagtgtgatggcgattccgtcgtctgtggaccttttggggcggtaagcaaattggagtgggtctagggtaacaggtagggtgggggtgatatgatccttgactggtctctcaaagcacttcatgatgacagaagtgagtgctacagggcgatagtcatttagttcagttaacttagctttcttgggaacaggaacaatggcggccatcttgaagcatgtgggcacagcagactgggcttttgcgcgaatgctgccatcaatccacagtttctggttagggaaggttttaatagtcacagtgggtacaacatcactgatgcatgcacttgctaattaactcggtcaccgagtcagcatataggtcaatgttgttgtctgaggctacccggaacatatcccagtccaggtgatcgaagcaatcttgaagtgtggaatccgattggtcaaacCAGCGTTGGCTAGCACAgacgtttcctgttttagtttctgtctatagaatgggagcaacaaaatggtgtcatggatcccttacctttgatgggATCTTCATAtggatgatcttcatatggttgcactcagcagacattcatttactcaataaatgttccttttgttcgataaagtctctttatatccaaaaacctccattttgtttgtgcgttttcttcagtaatccacaggctcaaacgcagtcaaaacaagcagacaaaaaatctaaattgtatccgtaaagttcatagaaacatgtcaaacgatgtttatattcaatcctcaggttgtttttagcctaaataatctataatatttgaactggacaataacgtcgtcaatataaaatgtaaacaagaaaggcactctctcggtctcgcgcatgaaaaacctctgtgacactttagggtccactcattcagactgctcttacttcttcatttttcagaatacaagcctgaaacaattcctaaagactgttgacatctagtggaaggcataggaactgcaatttgagtcctaagtcaatggatactgtaatggcattgaataaaaaactacaaaaccaaaaaaaataaTACCTCCCGAatggattcttctcaggttttcgcctgccaaatcagttctgttatactcacggacactattttaacagttttggaaacgttagagtgttttctatccaaatctaccagttatatgcatgtcatatcttctgggcccgagaagcaggcagtttaatttgggcatgcttttcatccaaaattccgaatgctgccccctaccctagagaagttaacaagaagttaagcttttaaatgatgtaagacacttgtatcttCATGAATGCTTAATATTACAAATTTAGtgtttttgaatttcgcgctctgcaatttacccggatgttgtcaaatcgatcccggtaacgggattctAGCCGTAAGGGATCCCTAAGGAGGTTAAGGATCGGCgttccgtcaacgggacagttgtaaatcatccAGGGCATTATatcaagatcgcagattttagagtaacaacaaatgtcggtacatagaagtgtcttatattggctgaaagcttaaattattgttaatataactgcactgtccaatttacagtagctattactgcaaaaaaaagccatgctattgtttggggAGAGCTCCttacaacaaaacacttttttcaacgcgataggtttgatacattcaccgttgaaggtgaaatgtgtacttacattctgaaatattgctttgatttatcatccaaagggtcccagagataacatgacatgaagtgtcgttttgttagataaaatcatttttcatatcctaaaaaggtccatatagcatgcacgatcgattttgtatttccactcattcaatttgcaaagaacggaatctgtgaaaatctcaccctaaacgttgtttgaacgagtcaaatcacgttcatatcgattcctcagagatcctagaaggtaacgaCTATtacttcactatttcattaggggtgtagtatatcctatagtacaccatatttggtcagagagcaacgccttcatggcacgccgatgacgcgggcggccatcacttgagcaactgtatctttgtcaaataagcacaaATTGGGGTCATTGAGTATCCTGTAAAGTagccatatatacagtggggcaaaaaagtatttagtcagccaccaattgtgcaagttctcccacttaaaaagatgagagaggcctgtaattttcatcataggtacacttcaactatgacagacaaaatgagaaaagaaattccagaaaatcacattgtaggattttttatgaatttatttgcaaattatggtggaaaagcCAGGCTAGATGATGTCGcttttatatccagtagttcttcccagctgtatgtaataacacttgagatgtTAAGGGCTAACAATGCAAGAAATAATGTACAAAAAAACtaattactgcatagtttccaaggacctgaagcgaggcgaccatctctgtcggcgctatCTTGgtgtatgcatctgttggtcacggatacctttaaaaaactaagtggctcgggggtaaaaacatcaatattttgggtccatggccaggaaactccccagaccttaatcccattgagaacttgtggtcaatcctcaagaggcgggtggacaaacaaaaccccacaaattctgacaaactccaagcattggttatgcaagaatgggctgccatcagtcaggatgtggcccagaagttaattgacagcatgccagggcggattgcagaggtcatggaaaagaagggtcaacactgcaaatattgactctgtgCATCAACttcagcagactttgtgaaaattaatatgtcattctcaaaacctttggccacgactttatatatttatatagttttaaatgttatgattatttgtgttgttccaaatgtctgaataaaaattagtTAGTGCAGAACGgtgcttttttgttttgttggcgtggCTGAAaaggggggttcgcccagggagccatacaagctagaaccgtcACTGCTCCAGCCTTTGGTGAATCTCGCTCCCTGCAAGCTCCAGGCCAATTGGGCACGCTCTGCTTCTCGCTCTGCTCACTTACTGTGAATAGAACACGACACAGTTTACGTCTGTCTTCTATATATAATATCGCAATGCAGAGCCATGTGGAGAGCGGCGCTCTTACTATTGGACACTTAAATGGTGAAGTTCATCACCATTGGTTAAAGCGTTTCCATTCTATCCGTCCAATCATAGGGACACTTGAGGTATATTAGTACAATAATCCTCAACTGCATTACGTAAAGGCTGACAGAAAAGTCGCTGTATAGCACTGTTGGTATTTGGATTGATAAGTGACAATATAGTAATTAACATGTCTGGTAGAGGCAAAACTGGAGGAAAGGCCAGAGCGAAGGCAAAGTCCCGTTCATCCCGCGCCGGCCTTCAGTTCCCCGTAGGACGTGTCCACAGGTTACTGCGCAAAGGCAACTATGCGGAACGTGTCGGTGCCGGAGCTCCTGTCTATTTGGCTGCTGTGCTGGAATACCTAACGGCTGAGATCCTCGAGTTGGCTGGCAACGCTGCAAGGGATAATAAGAAGACCAGGATCATCCCTCGCCACCTTCAGCTGGCTGTCCGTAACGACGAGGAGCTGAACAAACTGCTTGGCGGCGTGACCATCGCTCAGGGTGGTGTgctacccctgtctcttatacacatctagggAACTCAACAAGCTTTTAGGTGGTGTCACCATTGCGCAAGGAGGAGTATTGCCTAACATTCAGGCGGTcctcctacccaagaagactgaaaAACCAGCAAAGAGCAAGTAACCAGCTAGCTACAGATAAAACAAAAACCTGAGCTCCGTTAAGAGCTACCCACTTCTGTATAAAGAGCCTCCTTTTCAAATTAATGCCAGCGCAACCCGATACTGGATGCTTGCAGACGGACAATGCTTCATGTTATTGGTTTCCACGATGCGCAGGCACAGTCATTGGACTATTCATATAAATGTATGGACATTTTCGTATAACATATACCAAATTTGAAACGGTCTCTTGGATATGAGCTATAAATGGTGGTTCATTTGCGGGTGGGGTGAATAACGCAGAGATTTCATTGTGTTTATATTTAGTAGTGCTGTATCAACACTTTGTGTTACACAAAGTGATGTCATGAGGTCAGTCATGTCTACTTGAGTGAAATTGTTTATTTCAATAAATGTTCTGTACTGATACAGGGAACGCGCACAAACGTCATCACCAGTCTGTTGTTTTCACAATCCGGGAACTTTCCATGAGGGAGCTCATGAACAAAGGACACATAGAATTGGTTCTTTGAAGATCTATGGGCAATTATGCAGTGCAGTGTTTTATTATAGATAAGGTATTTATACAAGGCATAACTGTACACGGAACAAAAGCAGCCAAAATAATTTGTATACAGCAGCCAGTGTATATTCTTAATTTATTCCCATTGAACAAGATAAATTAAGGCCAATTCAACTGAATCAGAATCACATTAACAACCAGATGCAAAAACACTATGTTAATGCATACTTTACTAATCAAATTATAAACATATTGATTGCTTTGTTTTAAATAAGATCTCACTTTTCAACCATATTGTGCTCAAATATCAAAAACTGCAAGACCTCTGTCCTTGTGAACTTCAGTGAGGGCAAATGTCTTAAATTAATTTCCAAAGAatgcattttgtttttgtaaGATCAACCCTTCTGCTGCAGAAGTCCTTACTGCTGATAGCCCTCTGTCTTCATGTCATTCAGACCAAGGTCTTCGTTCTGCTCAAAGGTCCTGGTGTACTTCTCAGTTGTCATCTCTGGGTCTGGGTCAGGCGCATAGACGTTCTGTAGACAAACATGAGACAAATACATTCCAATTCGTTACATTCAGACAGTACATTAATGAACAAGGGcgggaaatgaaaatgtgattcaTGAAAAATGACAAATTTATCCAGTGGGAGGAGACTTCGTGTTTGaaccttaaagggatagtccTGGATTTGGGCAATGAGGCCCTTCATCTACTTCCCGAGTCAGATGTGGATACCatatgtgtccagtatgaagacCGTTTCTAACCAgcattagcgcaattgctaactggCGTTAGCGCaacgactggaagtctatgggcacagcatgctagctgttcctgtagacATCCAGTAATTACGCTAACACTAGCTAGCATTGGATTGCAAAACCTCTTACTTCCTTCATCCTGGATGCATTGCCAAAATTACAAATGATCCTTTTAAAAGACCTGAGAAAGAGAAGCGTCCTCGTACCTGGAGATAGCTGTTCCCTGCAGGGTCATCGAGAACAACATGAACATCCATGTCTCCCGCCATGATCTACAGTATTTTTCAAAAGAAGAGGCGTTTTAAAAAGTCCCACTCCAGCCTCCATTTCACTCTTTTCCCCCTCCACTTTTTTTGATACAGTTTCAGCATGGGTGCCAGATTGTTCTGCATTTAACTACTTTATTGTCTAGCCAAACATACTCAGGTACAGCATATGTACCCTAATAAGCAGTTCACTCAAGTTTGATCAATCAAATGTGAAATTCTTGCATGAGATTTTCTAAAGTCTAAATAAAATATCTGCAGGGCAGGTAGCCTTGCGATTaagagcgttggtccagtaaatgaaaggtcactggttcgaatccccgagctgacaaaatctgttgatatgcccttgaccaaggcacttaaccctaattgctcctgtaagtcacaatgcataagtgtgtctgctaaattactcaaatgtacaaCAATGTCATACTAACAGTTATTTGATGATTGAGGGCCAGAATACACTTACTGTATACAAGTGAATAAATGCCTCCTAGTTAAGCTATAAAAACTAGTTTCCCAATACATTAAGTCCTAAAAGCTCTATTTACATGGTAGTT
This window harbors:
- the h2ax1 gene encoding H2A.X variant histone family member 1 — translated: MSGRGKTGGKARAKAKSRSSRAGLQFPVGRVHRLLRKGNYAERVGAGAPVYLAAVLEYLTAEILELAGNAARDNKKTRIIPRHLQLAVRNDEELNKLLGGVTIAQGGVLPNIQAVLLPKKTEKPAKSK